The Canis lupus familiaris isolate Mischka breed German Shepherd chromosome 5, alternate assembly UU_Cfam_GSD_1.0, whole genome shotgun sequence region CTATTTAACCGTAATTTCCAGTTATGACTAAAAATCTCCTGTGTCACTCACACTGGTCACATTTTAAGTGCTAATGGCTACTATATCGGATGGCACAGATCTAGAACATTTGCATCaatgcagaaagttctgttggaccgTGCTGATCCCTGAGGAATTtgactttgtatttctctttctagGAAGAGAGACATCATGCAAAACATTGTACAGATTTTGGAATCAGTACAATTGAAATGGGAACTATTTCAGAGCTGGACAGACTTTTCAAGGCTTCATCTTTCTAATAAACTGGCCATTTTTGGAATTGGTTATAACACCCGTTGGAAAGAGGACATCCGTTATCATTATGCTGAGATCagctcccaggtgccccttggcaaGCGACTCCGGGAGTACTTCAACTCCGAGAAGCCCGAGGGACGAATCATTATGACCCGTGTGCAGAAAATGAACTGGAAAAATGTTTACTACAAATTCTTAGAGATCACCATTAGTGAGGCTAGATGCCTGGAGCTGCACATGGAAATTGACTGGATACCCATTGCCCATTCCAAACCAACTGGTGGGAACGTGGTTCAATATTTATTACCAGGAGGCATTCCCAAAAGTCCAGGCCTTTATGCCATTGGCTACGAAGAATGTATTGAGAGGCCCCCTTCACCGCACTTGGAGCGACGTCCTCTGGACCCAGGAAAGGAGGGCCGGGTTGACTTGGAGACCCTCTCAGCGCAAGCCTCATTACAGGTGGAAATCGAACCCACCCGAATAATCTATTGCTACCTCGGGATTGCTGAGGTCAGGACTCTCCAGCAAtgcttatttttacatttccagGCAAATGCCAAAACCTTCAGCAAAGATTGGGTTGGTATTAATGGGTTTTTATCTCAGAACTGTATCGTGGATCCCGgaatttcccccaaatccatCTATATCAAATTTGTAGAAGTAGAGAGGGATTTTCTTTCCGCTGGCTCTTTAGTCGAGTGCCTGGAAAAAGCCATTGGGTACCCCTTAAAATTTAACAACTGAATGTCATCCTTCATAAGGATTTGGGCTCTTACCTCCCTCTTCTCTACTCACTTGGCATTACTCAGACTGCCTCTCATCCAGATGCTGCCATCAGGCTCTTCATGGGAACTCTTACCACCATTGGGCCAGTACAACTTCTACAGAATCATACTAGACtttgggcagaaaaaaaaaaaaaaaaaaacagacctcaCCTGAAAATGCTCATTTTGAGCAAGCAAGATATACAGCGAACTTGCATGGTGGgttagctgttttcttttttaaaaacaaaaaacaatttttaaatggattttagaGCCCTGATATAAACAAATGTAGGTACATTCCATATTGGACAAAACTTATACTTTGAGTTTCATATGAAattgaaaaattgtatttttttcacaatGTTTCATTTTTACACATCTCTATGTCTCTATATAAGTATTATTTACAACCCTGAATAAATAAGCAATAGATAATGGCAAGTTAAATCTTGAGTCACAGTAAATAAGACTGTTTTTCAATATCACCCTTAGCTACGATTGTATATAATTTAGAGTCTCATTTTTTTCACCACCCAAGTGTTTTGCTATTCCCAATCAGTGTTGCCTGCAAAGACCTTTGTTTCTGTGATGTACCAACTTTACGGTTGTGTTGccatttaaactttttaagaaaaaaaatattaaagtaattcTTGACCTCTTGGAGTACTAGTTGAACTTTTTGTAGCAGGGTATAGTCTCACTGGCACTGGGGACTGTGCTCTGACTTTTCTGCTGAGAATGTACAGAACAAAGGGAGTAGGATATCTTCACTTACTCTCTGTACCCCGCTGACCAATATCATTATTTCTTGTCAGAGTACCAAAGTCACtggacatttcattttttctcttttctttcttttcttttcttttcttttcttttcttttcttttcttttcttttcttttcttttcttttcttttcttttcttctttctttctttctttctttctttctttctttctttctttcttttcttttcttttcttttctttcttctttcttctttcctttttttaaatgactgagaTGTTCCTTCTGACCCTAAGTACGTGAATTAGTAAGAGATTTTCATTCCTCATCTTTATACTCAGTAGTCAAGGGCAGCTCTCTCAAATGAGAGTACAAATGGAGAAGTGTGGTCATCATGCTGTTTATATAAAGAAGAGAAGATCCAATAGAAACATTCAAAAACTTTTTTGAGTGATGCACAGAAAAGGAAGTTGTAAGGTATCAGTCCATTAGGAAAGTAGCTATCTCATTTAGACCTTTCGGGGATTTCTTTGCATCACCTAGCGCTCCACTTAGTGGTTAGTGCTCATGGCTAACAACGAGCTTACTAGAAGAGCAGTCAAGGGTCACTTTGGTCTCACGGCTGGGACTTATTAGATTGGTGATTTATCTTTAATGACTGCCCCAACATCTCTCAGGTTCTCTACTTTAGATGGACTGCAAATCCAGGTAAGAGCTataattttccctattttttatactATTGAAGATAAAATTGCATATTGATAAAAAAATGTTCTCCTTCCTACAACCTGAAT contains the following coding sequences:
- the MSANTD2 gene encoding myb/SANT-like DNA-binding domain-containing protein 2 isoform X1; the encoded protein is MAAPCGSELPANSPLKIPKMEVLSPASPGGLSDGNPSLSDPSTPRGASPLGPGSAAGSGAAASGGLGLGLGGRSAASSSVSFSPGGGGGGAAAAAAAACRGMSWTPAETNALIAVWGNERLVEARYQQLEGAGTVFGSKAPGPAMYERVSRALAELGYERTPSQCRERIKTLRRCYSRVKEHGVGKRKSSYTFEQLEQVFGQGGWDAQPCQPVLINSSGLYQELESDGSTMEEYPQEDWGNHSQDLHGYPTDQELDEIPVTKRTLKIKQESSEEAQKRDIMQNIVQILESVQLKWELFQSWTDFSRLHLSNKLAIFGIGYNTRWKEDIRYHYAEISSQVPLGKRLREYFNSEKPEGRIIMTRVQKMNWKNVYYKFLEITISEARCLELHMEIDWIPIAHSKPTGGNVVQYLLPGGIPKSPGLYAIGYEECIERPPSPHLERRPLDPGKEGRVDLETLSAQASLQVEIEPTRIIYCYLGIAEVRTLQQCLFLHFQANAKTFSKDWVGINGFLSQNCIVDPGISPKSIYIKFVEVERDFLSAGSLVECLEKAIGYPLKFNN
- the MSANTD2 gene encoding myb/SANT-like DNA-binding domain-containing protein 2 isoform X3; the protein is MAAPCGSELPANSPLKIPKMEVLSPASPGGLSDGNPSLSDPSTPRGASPLGPGSAAGSGAAASGGLGLGLGGRSAASSSVSFSPGGGGGGAAAAAAAACRGMSWTPAETNALIAVWGNERLVEARYQQLEGAGTVFGSKAPGPAMYERVSRALAELGYERTPSQCRERIKELESDGSTMEEYPQEDWGNHSQDLHGYPTDQELDEIPVTKRTLKIKQESSEEAQKRDIMQNIVQILESVQLKWELFQSWTDFSRLHLSNKLAIFGIGYNTRWKEDIRYHYAEISSQVPLGKRLREYFNSEKPEGRIIMTRVQKMNWKNVYYKFLEITISEARCLELHMEIDWIPIAHSKPTGGNVVQYLLPGGIPKSPGLYAIGYEECIERPPSPHLERRPLDPGKEGRVDLETLSAQASLQVEIEPTRIIYCYLGIAEVRTLQQCLFLHFQANAKTFSKDWVGINGFLSQNCIVDPGISPKSIYIKFVEVERDFLSAGSLVECLEKAIGYPLKFNN
- the MSANTD2 gene encoding myb/SANT-like DNA-binding domain-containing protein 2 isoform X2, whose product is MAAPCGSELPANSPLKIPKMEVLSPASPGGLSDGNPSLSDPSTPRGASPLGPGSAAGSGAAASGGLGLGLGGRSAASSSVSFSPGGGGGGAAAAAAAACRGMSWTPAETNALIAVWGNERLVEARYQQLEGAGTVFGSKAPGPAMYERVSRALAELGYERTPSQCRERIKTLRRCYSRVKEHGVGKRKSSYTFEQLEQELESDGSTMEEYPQEDWGNHSQDLHGYPTDQELDEIPVTKRTLKIKQESSEEAQKRDIMQNIVQILESVQLKWELFQSWTDFSRLHLSNKLAIFGIGYNTRWKEDIRYHYAEISSQVPLGKRLREYFNSEKPEGRIIMTRVQKMNWKNVYYKFLEITISEARCLELHMEIDWIPIAHSKPTGGNVVQYLLPGGIPKSPGLYAIGYEECIERPPSPHLERRPLDPGKEGRVDLETLSAQASLQVEIEPTRIIYCYLGIAEVRTLQQCLFLHFQANAKTFSKDWVGINGFLSQNCIVDPGISPKSIYIKFVEVERDFLSAGSLVECLEKAIGYPLKFNN
- the MSANTD2 gene encoding myb/SANT-like DNA-binding domain-containing protein 2 isoform X4, whose product is MEEYPQEDWGNHSQDLHGYPTDQELDEIPVTKRTLKIKQESSEEAQKRDIMQNIVQILESVQLKWELFQSWTDFSRLHLSNKLAIFGIGYNTRWKEDIRYHYAEISSQVPLGKRLREYFNSEKPEGRIIMTRVQKMNWKNVYYKFLEITISEARCLELHMEIDWIPIAHSKPTGGNVVQYLLPGGIPKSPGLYAIGYEECIERPPSPHLERRPLDPGKEGRVDLETLSAQASLQVEIEPTRIIYCYLGIAEVRTLQQCLFLHFQANAKTFSKDWVGINGFLSQNCIVDPGISPKSIYIKFVEVERDFLSAGSLVECLEKAIGYPLKFNN